In the Colletotrichum lupini chromosome 1, complete sequence genome, one interval contains:
- a CDS encoding glycosyl hydrolase family 71 translates to MRKFFREAKQKIEAEIASITGDDEPQQQQPPPQHQQQYYPPQPPHQGFERAVFAHFMLSNTCEYTVDEYKVDIGLAQQAHIDAFVLNFGIHEEAIVRLPDVFAAAEQTGFKLLLSFDYEGAGAWPKERVIEIVSRFGPSPAYFKRGHQPVVSTFEGVGNAADWHEIKAATNCFFIPSFSSIGANNALKTGVTDGLFSWAAWPHGNARKMDEGLDASYRHALGPHRPYMVAVSPWFYTNLPTWNKNWAWKGDDLWNDRWNEILAMRPEYVQILTWNDFGESHYIGPLHEKQFGAFEYGQAPFNYVRDMPHDGWRLLLPFLIDLYKYGTATVRREGLVTWYRLHPAHAGDAGGTTGNTSSHGQELFHPSEIMEDKIVFSALLTGPAQVTVSVGGVAEEARWDEDDGTPARGGVGVYHGSAPFNGRTGEVVVTVHRGGDVAAQVQGRPITTECHHGGMNNWNAWVGAAESHVETHAVAYLG, encoded by the exons ATGAGGAAATTCTTCAGAGAAGCAAAGCAAAAGATCGAGGCCGAAATCGCCTCCATCACCGGCGACGATGAGccccaacagcagcagccgccgccgcaaCATCAACAGCAGTACTATCCCCCTCAACCGCCGCATCAGGGGTTCGAGAGAGCGGTATTCGCTCATTTCATG CTGAGCAATACCTGCGAGTACACCGTGGACGAGTACAAAGTCGACATTGGCCTAGCCCAGCAAGCGCACATTGACGCCTTTGTCCTAAACTTTGGCATCCACGAAGAAGCCATCGTGAGGCTCCCCGACgtcttcgccgccgccgagcaGACGGGCTTCAAGCTCCTCTTATCCTTCGATTACGAAGGAGCAGGAGCATGGCCCAAGGAGCGCGTCATCGAAATCGTCAGCAGA TTCGGCCCCTCACCAGCCTACTTCAAACGCGGCCATCAGCCCGTCGTCTCAACTTTCGAAGGCGTCGGCAACGCAGCCGACTGGCACGAGATCAAGGCCGCGACGAACTGCTTCTTCAtcccctccttctcctccatcGGCGCCAACAACGCCCTCAAGACGGGCGTCACCGACGGCCTCTTCAGCTGGGCCGCCTGGCCCCACGGCAACGCGCGCAAGATGGACGAGGGGCTCGACGCATCGTACCGCCACGCCCTCGGCCCGCACCGCCCCTACATGGTCGCCGTCTCCCCTTGGTTCTACACCAACCTGCCCACCTGGAACAAGAACTGGGCGTGGAAGGGTGATGACCTGTGGAACGATCGATGGAATGAGATTCTGGCCATGAGGCCCGAGTATGTGCAGATT CTCACCTGGAACGACTTTGGAGAATCGCACTACATAGGCCCCCTCCACGAGAAGCAATTCGGCGCCTTCGAATACGGCCAAGCCCCCTTCAACTACGTCCGCGACATGCCCCACGACGGCTggcgcctcctcctccccttcCTCATCGACCTCTACAAATACGGCACCGCCACCGTCCGCCGCGAGGGCCTCGTAACCTGGTACCGCCTCCACCCGGCCCACGCAGGCGACGCCGGCGGCACGACGGGCAACACCTCCTCCCACGGCCAGGAGCTCTTCCACCCGTCCGAGATCATGGAGGATAAAATCGTCTTCTCGGCGCTGCTGACGGGTCCCGCGCAGGTTACCGTGAGCGTGGGCGGCGTCGCCGAGGAGGCCCGCTGGGACGAGGATGATGGCACTCCTGCGCGTGGTGGCGTGGGCGTGTATCACGGTAGTGCGCCGTTTAATGGTCGGACTGGCGAGGTTGTCGTGACTGTGCACCGCGGCGGGGACGTTGCGGCTCAGGTGCAGGGGCGGCCTATAACAACGGAGTGCCATCATGGAGGAATGAATAATTGGAACGCTTGGGTTGGCGCCGCCGAATCTCATGTGGAAACACATGCTGTTGCGTATTTGGGTTAG
- a CDS encoding SH3 domain-containing protein, with the protein MPWQPLPRIAFAVATFPFAASGPADLPLELGDELYIIEETPDGNWLRGYLVAPPSLLAGLTSVKGQTLEARVFSGIFPRSCVEVREVLGESDDTEDLNDATSDDAAAAGDVQLGSDSGKSGLTPTATEKPKLKDGHKSLGSSRGSKGSRIEIKGRKPLGELPNGTQGRLSIPVKRDPDAPRPAAPVPMLKIGDETPTSAAEPLIDEIASCLREWHSTNLHGLLLSRQYPRLEKLSQLIQTLNLSRQQFLHNVLTRHEYDKLREKTVWDLVRVNKLCGGEVIVRDPADRGRVLTGDDSVVDVTKLQSVMSVLDEPPVPTVEPTALHHLLVDVKGFAGASAEETSLVVYLVAKPVGGQPAALTECFIIDIPPGGTIGSLAKSGQTRTIFADLSAQDIGDVASAETELYLVVKVRSSQQVIPSGKPDSRSGIKSQGGGYSKDPTKPPSASGNKPSRRSLMWGSKSGRSAFSRGNATPKLDSLTEQPEGRPPTQDESQDSAAPPSTAGSRQRGSFDGGSGFHMAERTVGIGVLKLNAVMKQDEDVEQVVSIWSPSPTLPTDKQGLHEEWDTLIRDLMDSKSGHYEKSRRTERVQVHLKSFNHPDVDALVKMTPTLLAGIRKTNKMGFSGAPTKARSDIYVTLDTAALSKQNLLSRYAGNPAILSGSVHGNNLQVTLEVRRTGGEKIPNCIFSSSNTEGITTWKSVAVERGEHWSQTVRLAVPPEDVFTSHIVMFLSDMPNAPFAVAHMPLWNQEAFVRDGAHALLLYKTDEFTSTAQAGPTGKGGYLSLQWSARGNDEHSSEVTGPLALLRVDTYLCSTRFSQDRIVLGLLKWKEAPKEDIPMLLKHLIFVPEIEVVKLLSDVLDGLFGVLVEHSGNDEYEDLVFTALVRVLGIVHDRRFNLGPLVDHYAENRFNYPFATACLVRSFTRLLEKPTEAQTSRKLRSTFKVVRHILKFITHARGQQKAKEAGIGITTSHSTPGFTRELRNIFKALDSMMRSNAPVLVGSQTLAVQHFHTWLPELTGLLTTEEILHIAIDFLDSCSLVKGKLVLYKLVLIINYSKLDIVSHPEQKSALTANTVRWIAPHWGHNEDVTDSWKEQVRLCCSILAGQIDNLGPEIPDYLPKIIDSYLSIVATSSKPRSRLSLLFPTSYPFPSKPIAEESTFDEALVELSAILSAVSNSPSGMQLELTEGDLTALLENTLRVHMSILMGEAFPHEWLSVYIYHHKSTMRTLQYLSSILLESFLPHPDEAENFNTELWKMFFTTMLKLVGSPSLALETFPEQKRRAVWKIAGDVREHGAELLRRTWEAIGWETSSDERARYGLSKMGGYQVQYVPTLVGPIVELCLSVHEGLRRMAVEVLQTMIVSEWTLSEDLSVIQTEMIDCLDHYFKSKPLTESILQKLFVNEVLERFAPLSSVPDEPLYAGIRDLMATVDEFLDLLVAVYSSDNTSEASHLINRLRLMEFLRDMQKEEIFIRYVHQLAILQGEARNHCEAGLALRLHADLYDWDPTKQVTALDDPEFPIQTSFERKERIYFDMIKHFEEGEAWTSALAAYQELRIQYESNVFDFAKLARTERAIATIYETISKSDKLVPKYFKVVYKGLGFPSSLRDKEFVYEGSPTERTSAFTDRMQEQYPSAQIVTGGDVDDVEGQFLVVSAITPHRDLSHQVFQRARVAQVIRDYLVSAHPQSFSVSSKRSTSGPVQEHFAEKMVFTTADPFPTILRRSEIVHTEEIKLSARQTGLERIVRKTQEMTVIEKRITEGDEENAQLLVDAVKPEDDEDDVLQEEEIEPELDPEDNAIKMALVDHAIMIKRCLATFSRSTNEILNERHEELQRYFESTFAPEIALFAPQQPSRESANASPTYRRSSPSTEQVSPQPQSIAGAMTNGVAVEEVSTVQPVAIRQGRGTRLSFLGGRKKESPVLQQTPSDPQTTPEAEDTVSHRSRSFSKTQDNVTITSNANRRSSFFRAPSSDIPRVLGSNDATSEWVTDSGGRRSSDAGTNLTEKEREYKDERPVDALGIVKRGSVRKRLSMLKLGKKSAKGNGTMVSVHEE; encoded by the exons ATGCCCTGGCAGCCTCTTCCTCGCATTGCCTTCGCCGTTGCGACATTTCCTTTCGCCGCCTCGGGCCCGGCCGATCTCCCCCTCGAACTAGGCGATGAGCTCTACATCATTGAAGAAACCCCAGATGGCAACTGGTTGCGTGGCTACTTGGTAGCTCCACCCAGTCTGCTGGCCGGACTGACTTCCGTAAAGGGCCAAACACTCGAAGCCCGCGTTTTTAGTGGCATCTTCCCCCGAAGTTGCGTCGAGGTTCGCGAGGTTTTGGGTGAATCTGACGACACGGAAGACCTGAACGATGCTACAAGCGATGATGCTGCTGCCGCTGGCGATGTTCAACTCGGTAGCGACTCGGGAAAGAGCGGATTGACGCCAACAGCTACCGAGAAACCCAAATTGAAAGACGGTCATAAATCTCTAGGAAGCTCACGAGGGTCCAAAGGCTCCAGAATCGAGATCAAGGGACGCAAACCGCTTGGGGAACTACCCAACGGCACTCAGGGTCGACTTTCCATCCCCGTCAAGCGCGATCCTGACGCCCCACGGCCGGCCGCACCCGTACCGATGCTCAAGATTGGCGACGAAACCCCAACATCAGCAGCTGAACCGCTTATTGACGAAATTGCCAGCTGTCTCCGAGAGTGGCATTCCACCAATCTACATGGCCTACTCTTATCTCGCCAATACCCTCGCCTGGAGAAGCTTTCGCAATTGATCCAAACGCTGAATCTTAGCCGACAACAGTTCCTCCACAACGTCCTCACACGACATGAATATGACAAGTTGCGCGAAAAGACAGTCTGGGACCTGGTGCGGGTGAATAAGCTATGTGGAGGGGAGGTCATTGTTCGAGACCCCGCAGACCGGGGACGAGTATTGACGGGCGATGATTCGGTAGTCGACGTTACGAAGCTGCAGTCCGTTATGAGCGTTCTGGATGAGCCACCAGTGCCCACCGTAGAACCGACGGCCCTGCACCACCTGCTTGTTGACGTGAAGGGATTTGCCGGCGCATCAGCCGAGGAGACATCACTGGTAGTTTATCTTGTAGCAAAGCCGGTGGGAGGGCAGCCCGCCGCTCTCACCGAATGCTTCATCATTGACATACCACCCGGGGGAACGATAGGAAGTCTGGCGAAATCGGGTCAAACTAGAACAATATTCGCCGATCTTTCAGCACAAGACATTGGCGACGTTGCATCGGCGGAGACCGAGCTATACCTCGTCGTCAAGGTGCGTTCGAGCCAGCAAGTTATTCCCAGCGGGAAGCCGGACTCTCGTTCTGGCATCAAGTCTCAGGGTGGAGGATATTCCAAAGATCCCACAAAGCCACCTTCTGCGAGTGGCAATAAACCTTCTAGAAGAAGTCTGATGTGGGGGTCCAAGAGTGGGCGCTCAGCCTTCTCCAGAGGAAATGCCACACCGAAGCTTGATTCATTAACAGAACAGCCCGAGGGTCGCCCCCCGACACAGGACGAGAGCCAAGACAGCGCCGCACCTCCCAGCACTGCCGGTTCCAGACAGCGCGGCTCATTCGATGGCGGCTCAGGTTTCCACATGGCCGAACGGACGGTGGGAATTGGTGTTCTGAAACTCAATGCGGTCATGAAGCAGGACGAAGATGTGGAACAGGTCGTGAGCATTTGGTCGCCATCACCAACATTACCGACAGATAAGCAGGGTCTCCACGAGGAGTGGGATACCCTTATCCGAGACCTCATGGACAGCAAGAGTGGGCATTACGAAAAGTCGCGCCGAACCGAGCGCGTACAGGTGCATCTCAAGTCCTTCAATCACCCGGATGTGGATGCGCTGGTCAAGATGACGCCAACCTTGTTGGCTGGCATTCGCAAAACAAACAAGATGGGCTTCTCTGGCGCGCCTACAAAAGCTAGATCGGACATTTATGTTACTCTCGATACTGCTGCGCTCTCCAAGCAAAATCTGTTGTCCAGATATGCAGGCAACCCCGCCATACTCTCTGGGAGTGTTCATGGGAATAACCTACAGGTTACACTTGAGGTACGGAGAACAGGCGGGGAGAAGATTCCGAACTGCATCTTTTCTTCGTCCAACACCGAAGGAATCACCACGTGGAAGTCTGTGGCTGTTGAGAGGGGGGAGCACTGGAGTCAGACTGTCCGACTTGCTGTTCCACCAGAAGATGTCTTCACTTCGCACATAGTCATGTTTCTATCCGACATGCCGAATGCGCCGTTCGCGGTTGCCCACATGCCACTGTGGAACCAAGAAGCTTTTGTCCGAGACGGAGCACATGCCCTGCTGTTATATAAGACGGATGAATTTACCTCGACGGCTCAAGCTGGCCCGACCGGCAAAGGGGGTTATCTATCACTGCAATGGAGTGCTAGAGGAAACGATGAACACTCTTCCGAGGTAACCGGTCCTCTTGCGCTCCTTCGAGTCGACACATACCTATGCAGCACACGATTTTCCCAGGATCGCATCGTCTTGGGCCTGCTCAAATGGAAAGAGGCTCCCAAGGAGGATATCCCGATGTTACTAAAGCATCTGATCTTCGTTCCCGAAATCGAGGTTGTCAAGCTCCTTAGCGACGTTCTTGATGGTCTCTTCGGCGTCCTGGTGGAACACTCGGGCAACGACGAATACGAAGACCTTGTATTCACTGCACTGGTTAGAGTCCTGGGCATTGTGCATGACAGACGATTCAATCTCGGCCCACTTGTCGACCACTATGCGGAGAACCGCTTCAACTACCCGTTCGCCACGGCCTGTCTCGTGAGATCGTTCACTCGCCTGCTGGAGAAGCCTACCGAGGCCCAGACTTCGAGGAAGCTCCGCTCCACTTTCAAGGTCGTGCGACACATTCTCAAGTTCATCACCCACGCGCGAGGCCAGCAAAAGGCCAAGGAAGCCGGGATAGGCATCACGACTTCGCACTCCACCCCTGGTTTCACTCGGGAATTGAGGAACATCTTCAAAGCTCTTGATTCCATGATGCGTAGCAACGCACCTGTCCTTGTTGGCAGCCAGACGTTAGCTGTTCAACACTTTCACACTTGGTTGCCAGAGTTGACTGGACTCCTGACGACCGAGGAGATTTTGCACATTGCTATCGATTTTCTCGACTCGTGTTCGCTTGTTAAGGGCAAGCTGGTCCTGTACAAGCTTGTGCTCATCATCAACTACTCCAAGCTGGATATAGTTTCTCACCCTGAACAAAAGTCAGCTCTCACGGCCAATACCGTCCGATGGATCGCGCCGCACTGGGGTCATAATGAGGACGTCACTGATTCCTGGAAGGAGCAAGTTCGTCTTTGTTGCTCAATCCTTGCCGGTCAGATCGACAACCTCGGCCCTGAGATCCCCGACTACCTACCAAAGATCATTGATTCGTACCTCTCTATCGTGGCCACTTCGAGCAAGCCTCGCAGCCGTCTTTCACTTCTTTTCCCTACTTCATACCCCTTTCCCTCCAAGCCTATTGCGGAGGAGTCTACTTTTGACGAAGCGTTGGTTGAGCTTTCTGCAATTTTGTCGGCAGTTTCGAATTCCCCGAGCGGCATGCAGCTGGAACTAACAGAAGGAGACCTGACTGCCCTCCTCGAGAACACCCTTCGCGTGCATATGAGCATCTTGATGGGCGAGGCATTCCCACACGAATGGCTGAGTGTCTACATATATCACCACAAATCCACGATGAGAACCTTGCAGTATTTGTCCAGCATACTGCTCGAGTCCTTCCTCCCCCACCCCGACGAAGCCGAAAACTTCAATACGGAACTTTGGAAGATGTTCTTCACGACAATGCTGAAGCTTGTTGGGAGCCCATCTCTGGCTCTGGAGACCTTCCCTGAGCAGAAGCGGAGAGCAGTCTGGAAGATTGCTGGCGACGTGCGAGAACATGGCGCTGAACTGCTCAGACGAACTTGGGAGGCCATTGGTTGGGAGACGAGTAGCGACGAGCGTGCACGATATGGCCTATCCAAGATGGGTGGCTACCAGGTTCAATACGTCCCTACCCTTGTTGGCCCCATCGTCGAGCTTTGTCTTAGTGTCCACGAAGGTTTGCGACGCATGGCCGTGGAGGTGTTGCAGACAATGATTGTCAGCGAATGGACCCTGAGCGAAGACTTGTCCGTCATCCAGACCGAGATGATTGACTGCCTCGACCACTACTTCAAGTCCAAGCCCCTGACGGAAAGCATACTGCAGAAGCTGTTCGTCAACGAGGTCCTGGAGAGATTTGCGCCGCTGTCGAGCGTTCCCGACGAGCCTCTCTACGCCGGTATTCGTGACCTGATGGCAACTGTCGACGAGTTCCTGGATCTTCTCGTTGCCGTATACAGCAGCGATAACACGAGCGAAGCATCCCACCTGATCAACCGATTACGCCTGATGGAGTTCCTCCGCGACATGCAGAAGGAGGAAATCTTCATCAGATACGTCCACCAGTTGGCCATTCTTCAGGGCGAGGCGAGGAACCACTGCGAAGCTGGCTTGGCCCTTCGTTTGCACGCTGACCTCTATGACTGGGACCCTACGAAGCAAGTGACTGCTTTGGATGACCCGGAATTCCCCATCCAAACCTCATTCGAGCGCAAGGAACGCATCTACTTCGACATGATCAAGCACTTCGAAGAGGGTGAGGCCTGGACTAGCGCTTTAGCTGCCTACCAGGAACTCCGGATTCAGTACGAGAGCAACGTCTTCGACTTTGCCAAACTGGCCAGAACCGAGCGAGCCATTGCCACGATTTACGAAACTATTTCCAAGAGCGATAAGCTGGTGCCCAAGTATTTCAAAGTGGTATACAAAGGACTGGGCTTCCCCTCTAGCCTCCGTGACAAGGAGTTTGTGTACGAAGGCTCGCCGACCGAGCGCACCTCTGCCTTCACCGATCGCATGCAGGAGCAGTACCCATCCGCTCAGATCGTCACCGGTGGCGATGTCGACGATGTCGAAGGCCAGTTCCTGGTCGTTTCTGCCATCACACCGCACCGCGATCTGTCACACCAAGTATTCCAGCGTGCTCGCGTTGCCCAAGTAATCCGCGATTACCTGGTGTCCGCCCACCCTCAGAGCTTCTCGGTGTCTTCTAAGCGCAGCACATCTGGTCCTGTTCAGGAACACTTTGCGGAGAAGATGGTATTCACCACTGCCGACCCATTCCCGACAATTCTTCGCCGCAGCGAAATCGTGCATACCGAGGAGATCAAACTCAGTGCACGCCAGACCGGCTTAGAGCGGATTGTAAGGAAGACGCAGGAAATGACAGTGATCGAGAAGCGGATTACCGAGGGCGACGAAGAGAATGCACAGCTGCTCGTCGACGCAGTAA AACCCGAGGATGACGAGGACGATGTGCTTCAAGAAGAAGAGATTGAGCCTGAGCTTGACCCTGAAGACAACGCGATTAAGATGGCGCTCGTAGACCATGCGATCATGATCAAGCGGTGCCTCGCAACCTTTTCTAGAAGTACCAACGAAATCCTCAACGAAAGGCACGAGGAACTTCAACGAT ACTTTGAAAGCACATTTGCGCCTGAGATTGCCCTCTTCGCTCCTCAGCAGCCATCACGGGAGTCCGCCAATGCTTCGCCGACATACAGGCGGTCATCACCATCTACCGAACAAGTATCGCCCCAACCGCAGAGTATTGCTGGTGCCATGACGAACGGAGTCGCTGTCGAAGAAGTCTCGACGGTCCAGCCAGTTGCCATCCGCCAAGGGCGTGGCACGCGTCTGAGCTTCTTGGGAGGCCGTAAGAAGGAATCTCCAGTATTGCAACAGACCCCCAGCGACCCTCAAACAACACCGGAAGCTGAGGACACCGTCAGCCACCGCAGCCGAAGCTTCAGCAAGACACAAGACAACGTGACCATTACAAGCAACGCCAACCGTCGCAGCAGCTTCTTCCGAGCTCCGTCCAGCGACATACCGCGGGTTCTCGGCAGTAACGATGCCACCAGCGAATGGGTCACGGACTCGGGCGGACGGCGCAGTTCAGACGCGGGAACGAACTTGACAGAGAAGGAGCGGGAGTACAAGGACGAACGGCCTGTGGACGCACTTGGCATCGTCAAGCGTGGAAGCGTCAGAAAGAGGCTCAGCATGCTGAAACTTGGTAAGAAGTCTGCTAAGGGGAACGGTACCATGGTCAGCGTGCACGAGGAGTAG
- a CDS encoding cell wall glycosyl hydrolase YteR, with translation MRASASLLALAGTLALAQTPSRPYSTWLASSFVARKAPIDAGYGPAVLYEGIARAAAAASNATLLRAAETAVSSLVSDAGILDGWDPEWYSLDDIRIGNNLLWFYQRNTTAGAKYKIAADGLRQQLNRWPRTPSGGFWHRAPIYEDQMWLDGIYMADSFYATYVSLFEKGNTKAWGEIALQFDLIEEHTRNHTTNLLVHGYDEAKDAVWADPVTGASPLVWNRAVGWYFMALIDTLQVYPKNLPGYARLQKYFVTLADGLARSQDASGGWWLIMNEGYQTRKGNYLESSAAAMFAYGLLRGVRDGFLEAKYKDVGLKAYEALVRDFIRDDKNGLISFTGTVQVGSLNSNASFEYYTSIPIVENDHRGSGSFMFAAIEAELAK, from the exons ATGCGCGCCTCTGCTTCCCTCTTAGCCCTCGCCGGCACCCTCGCCCTAGCCCAAACCCCTTCCCGCCCCTACTCAACTTGGCTCGCCTCGTCCTTCGTCGCCCGCAAAGCCCCCATCGACGCAGGCTACGGCCCGGCCGTTCTCTACGAAGGCATCgcccgcgccgccgccgccgcctccaacGCGACCCTTCTCCGCGCCGCCGAGACCGCCGTCTCCTCCCTCGTCTCCGATGCCGGTATCCTCGACGGCTGGGACCCGGAGTGGTACTCCCTCGACGACATCCGCATCGGCAACAACCTCCTCTGGTTCTACCAGCGCAACACTACGGCGGGAGCGAAGTACAAAATCGCGGCGGACGGGCTGCGGCAACAGTTGAACCGGTGGCCGCGGACGCCTAGCGGCGGGTTCTGGCACCGCGCGCCGATTTACGAGGATCAGATGTGGCTGGACGGTATCTACATGGCCGATTCGTTTTATGCGACCTATGTCTCGCTGTTTGAGAAGGGGAATACCAAGGCGTGGGGGGAGATTGCGCTGCAATTTGATCTGATTGAGGAGCATACCAGGAACCACACGACAAACTTGCTCGTGCACGGGTACGACGAGGCAAAGGACGCCGTCTGGGCGGATCCCGTGACGGGAGCGAGCCCGTTGGTGTGGAACCGTGCTGTCGGGTGGTACTTCATGGCGCTCATTGACACGCTGCAAGTATATCCCAAGAACCTTCCGGGATACGCGCGGCTACAAAAGTACTTTGTCACCCTGGCGGATGGGTTGGCAAGAAGCCAGGATGCGTCGGGAGGGTGGTGGCTTATTATGAACGAGGGGTACCAGACACGCAAGGGCAACTACCTCGAGTCGAGCGCCGCGGCCATGTTTGCTTACGGACTGCTGCGTGGTGTTCGGGATGGGTTCCTCGAGGCCAAGTACAAGGATGTTGGGCTCAAGGCGTATGAGGCCCTTGTGAGGGACTTTATTCGGGATGATAAGAATGGGCTCATTAGCTTCACGGGCACGGTGCAGGTTGGGAGTCTGAACTCGAACGCGAGTTTTGAG TACTACACCAGCATCCCTATCGTCGAGAACGATCACCGTGGTAGCGGGTCTTTCATGTTTGCCGCTATTGAGGCTGAGCTGGCCAAGTAG
- a CDS encoding major facilitator superfamily transporter, with the protein MGAVDVNSPNDLAGSDPVSDLDTGVVAWDDQHDTQNPRNFPSTRKSTILALLSCMIVLSFLTSSVIAPAASNIDSEFHNDSSTVSSMVTTIYVFGYLVGPLLLSPLSEFYGRRPVFYYANIFFTLTHVGSALSPNIGCLLAFRTISGFGASACFSVAGGMLADLYDVHQRGVPNAVITTGSLFGPVLGPLFGGIITQRAGWRWIFWTLLIASAIVTVLMNLFTPETNAHIILRRKALRIGKETGRTDLLSFYDNQVGTSSKKNSQTLGQALRRPWKMLFRSPLVPVFCIMTGFISALLYILLTSTSSFFQEVYGWPLETAGLAYLGLGFGSLIGLLLFAKTSDLIAARLAKKNGGLYQPEMRLVTAFIPALFIPVTFFWYGWSTYSRTHWIVPLISLAPFGFAQLGSTRLLRLT; encoded by the exons ATGGGTGCTGTTGACGTCAATTCGCCCAACGATCTTGCCGGGTCCGATCCTGTGTCTGATCTTGACACGGGGGTGGTAGCATGGGATGACCAGCATGACACACAGAACCCAAG AAACTTCCCGTCAACGAGGAAATCTACCATCCTGGCTCTGCTTAGCTGCATGATAGTGCTCAG TTTCTTGACGTCCTCAGTCATCGCACCAGCTGCTTCAAACATTGACTCTGAGTTTCACAATGATTCATCGACGGTTTCTTCAATGGTTACAACTATCTACGTCTTTGGCTACCTT GTCggacctcttcttctttcacCTCTCAGCGAATTCTACGGTCGACGCCCAGTATTCTACTACGCCAACATCTTCTTCACCCTCACCCACGTCGGCAGCGCCCTGTCCCCCAACATCGGGTGCCTCCTCGCCTTCCGCACAATTTCAGGCTTCGGCGCCTCGGCATGCTTCTCCGTCGCAGGCGGAATGCTAGCAGACCTCTATGATGTCCACCAACGCGGGGTACCAAACGCAGTCATCACGACGGGTTCTCTATTCGGACCCGTGCTCGGGCCCTTGTTCGGGGGCATCATCACGCAACGCGCAGGCTGGCGCTGGATCTTCTGGACGCTTCTTATCGCATCTGCCATTGTGACGGTCCTCATGAACCTTTTCACGCCAGAGACAAATGCGCACATTATCTTGCGTCGGAAGGCATTGCGGATTGGAAAGGAGACGGGGAGGACGGACTTGCTGAGCTTCTACGACAACCAGGTCGGGACCTCGTCCAAGAAGAATTCTCAGACACTGGGTCAAGCACTCCGCCGCCCCTGGAAGATGCTGTTCCGCTCACCTCTGGTCCCGGTGTTTTGCATCATGACGGGCTTCATCTCAGCTCTCTTATACATCCTCCTCACATCCACGTCCTCCTTCTTCCAGGAAGTCTACGGCTGGCCTCTCGAGACAGCTGGACTCGCCTACCTGGGCCTCGGCTTCGGAAGTTTAATCggtctcctcctcttcgccAAAACCTCAGACCTCATCGCCGCACGCCTCGCAAAGAAGAATGGCGGCCTGTACCAGCCAGAGATGAGACTGGTCACCGCCTTCATTCCAGCCCTATTCATCCCCGTCACGTTTTTCTGGTATGGGTGGTCAACGTATTCGAGGACGCATTGGATCGTCCCCTTGATCAGTTTGGCGCCGTTTGGCTTTGCTCAGTTGGGATCAACGCGTCTTCTCAGGCTTACTTGA